The following are encoded together in the Oreochromis niloticus isolate F11D_XX linkage group LG12, O_niloticus_UMD_NMBU, whole genome shotgun sequence genome:
- the LOC106097671 gene encoding zinc finger protein 462 isoform X2, whose translation MENDTVECSTSGHIKQVTSQAVTEESQVKAFHCSHCVLIFKSKVYLFEHLNKVHGLNTETSLREAGLCPGTDKANTENSSSSSGDNFKCQSCDFKACGWDGLSEHEELCHKTSENLNMSGGVIISENLDSTLSVISANQNNEAAGTSEDPSVLSDISTSEMKCTLKDLKTYKRPLQTITKYFSVSSGSNTMTDAKLADGTKGTIILQESPSSSCPNSSGVFKVTAKSVIDITGSKSYHFLHTDLTTDLTPSKTPEQFRKETVPGSAVKRSSGKSSKGHPAKKAKLDNEEMLTEKENESRQQSSSSNEFSFEVSEDEDEADAPKVYSCKHCDYSDVGIRRISAHYQNEHPYIRYNSVYIQDSSDHSATFRCLECPVEFLSTADLKRHYLENHPDAPDVFAMKSCGLSLVFKCFLCKFTTNLLKSLKEHYKAKHATYEVENSLLFCRYSMSECQEESSQLSLEKSGGISPERAHTSQNSSSESADMALYKCQKCMFSHKSVVVMHVHYQKSHPDEVITLDKIKQSACATSHAALTMTSEKCSDSVIVVDPSETTPEACKNHSQSSQTTKGKSLKIPTKSSNEITTGLDNLSSSLPNETFYCQFCSYTSTKVKSILGHHNAKHSMDAPIGTDDVLWYSAEMQKLQSESKMSKSPSSFQFNTIKQVKMCREKEDLHKEDHTANASETGERQDKSYACPENLFYCHKCNFGNPSIKGVINHQAKVHRKCNSSTKCVLEYTALIHDEIRKAKANAKDSSSSRLPLPIINEGEEKAFFCHFCNYRHSTLDQVMRHYSKTHHGFKAKPSEVLLHTSKIHDQAQKSPLTSTQKEEAAQEPLKKKKKTKRHSKSLVISATPSVTTPQTKRSLNCNTCGYNTDVIYALKKHLSKTHKVKRTVTDILRYYFRQGSLEPGHYCEFCVFRHEKAAVVYEHYQERHLGRVPSVEYVSTWLYAGPGMVLPKKKKPNLEQSEGNGTENSLLSQRSGQNKAGLSCKRCSFKSKSLSDLAHHYRIVHPLGPKPAKKANTSWRVEDQSDRPGSSDSYQVTLEFGKSRDEAEASSTVFKCIYCSANFSSRHGLQIHCGMKHPEFVIEKYEEQQKPKKQLQKPKKQLQKRLHVFKCPYCTYVNTIYQGVLTHCQMKHPNLPSRANSLHVAMVYVENLDKTWKSSPPGESLKLCGHMCKTCPQICATLEKLNKHCERDHKKTGASTAQSTAKPAPKPLVKSKTLVSKAYSTHGSVSKTSFLSKKIYAVINCQHCSYTCTTKFALGRHLLANHKHTISKDCVYKCVLCSKVYFRKKHLGGHYAVTHGKEAYLKYYVPVYKQALKKTAPLPSEDPSTQQQENASETFKSSITAEESLLIYKCPKCPYVNASYHGTLTHCQMKHPAIVVRADELETGEVFASNMVKCTLGKGSNERGYLCKNCSQIHGSLTKLNAHCKKVHHDTEVYKHTDTESQPVHTSQGSAQEDASVKNKTLREVSIAENRQAPQTETPEACPSTLLSGVRSNKQLYKCQMCTYKGLYRKYLQCHYKNTHKLDAVSIYKLLEKYNKRKWNFPSNVLKSGNSTKVKCLKCPDLTFESSQLLIDHYSTFHRSEWKLDFTVLSLGSPKKKTTGVYKCDHCNTQLNGIRKVCYHMDRHRARMLEMAKVAQRKESLVSTTIEQESSEPCRQDETATLETVNEVNCWNGTPVQSAAFPAIPPQSPSELSDVQQPELESNGDKHTCKQCGRMFMSLKGLHSHEHSHAALAAIKKLDNSSTSGLKHNISKYLIHKSGTLRPFLCSCCTYRTTVFGLWRSHFMKKHRDLIMGAAETEDKDESEERFDKESSNSSEKMNSLPEIDEGRELIKGSLYLEPPDVRRQLNHYTMMAQSSIKSKVNVQLSKLPENSVLHCEICNFSTGHLSSIRRHYLNRHGKKIFRCKDCNFFTGLRKTLEMHMETGHSTCQSKPTHQKDLCCPFCLYQTKNKNNMIDHIVLHREERVVPIEVRRPKLSRYLQGIIFRCHKCTFTSGSPENLRLHMMRHDDIKPYKCRLCYFDCTRLSDLEAHLSDKHQVVRNHELVGQVSLDQLEASVGRVPVTEEEHLSNMDQLDKETEDVEMEDLFADCDEVPQAENLEENYTTEKSALQMRECQESNGESPGETSESDIQHENAKPNSTVQQELQEQAETVLRETAREHETGNVEQSVAEVKITDTPCEDCNGPEEERQINENQTQPKFTECGDKQQAETGNDFKVDEETPAQKQDVKALERKTLNIEPKVEDDILCHILHLANDDSKMHNKADEGKTVKMEKGTEASDASDIPLAKESNFPLFQNPKSQVGIEANSPLTKLNIAHVNNTRTKESLKIERHMLTLPPTCERLKMITGDILGVSFTKLKREQVHTQKGSEQEPKPCKEIPVLEKECLKKEVHSPECFKEEKEKGPFEQKQNQESEMLTGDEERHQDQAPGDHDGMKDDDCLQEREDTTTQEPAEVLCSSLTEQKRFTCEFCGRNLVNSSELKRHVMRHGI comes from the exons ATGGAAAACG ATACAGTGGAGTGCTCCACCTCTGGCCACATCAAGCAAGTCACCAGCCAAGCAGTCACTGAAGAATCCCAAGTCAAGGCTTTCCATTGTAGTCACTGTGTGCTGATCTTCAAATCCAAGGTGTACCTTTTTGAACACCTCAACAAAGTGCATGGCCTCAATACAGAAACTTCTCTCAGAGAGGCTGGATTATGCCCTGGGACTGACAAAGCCAACACagagaacagcagcagcagttcagGAGATAATTTTAAATGCCAGAGCTGTGATTTTAAAGCTTGTGGTTGGGATGGTTTAAGTGAACACGAGGAACTGTGTCACAAAACTTCAGAAAATCTTAACATGTCAGGAGGTGTCATCATTTCAGAAAACCTCGACAGCACTTTAAGTGTCATTTCAGCAAACCAGAACAATGAAGCTGCAGGAACATCGGAGGATCCGTCAGTTCTTTCAGATATTTCTACCTCAGAAATGAAATGCACGTTAAAGGACCTGAAAACCTACAAGAGGCCATTGCAAACCATTACTAAGTACTTCTCAGTGTCATCTGGATCAAATACAATGACTGATGCAAAATTAGCTGATGGCACCAAAGGAACTATAATTTTGCAGGAATCTCCTTCAAGCTCCTGTCCAAACAGTAGTGGTGTGTTTAAAGTCACAGCAAAGTCTGTGATAGATATCACCGGAAGTAAGTCGTACCATTTTTTGCACACTGACTTGACTACTGATTTGACACCATCTAAAACTCCGGAACAATTCagaaaagaaactgttcctggcAGTGCTGTGAAGAGATCCAGTGGTAAAAGTTCAAAAGGTCATCCTGCCAAAAAAGCCAAGTTGGATAACGAAGAGATGCTCacggaaaaagaaaatgaaagtagaCAGCAGTCATCCAGCAGCAACGAGTTTTCATTTGAAGTCAGCGAAGATGAAGATGAGGCAGACGCGCCAAAAGTGTATTCTTGTAAACATTGTGACTACAGTGATGTTGGCATCAGGCGAATTTCTGCCCATTATCAGAATGAGCACCCTTACATCAGATACAATTCTGTCTACATTCAGGACTCAAGTGATCACAGTGCCACCTTTCGTTGTTTGGAGTGTCCAGTTGAGTTTTTAAGCACAGCTGACCTCAAGAGGCACTACTTGGAAAATCATCCAGATGCCCCAGATGTATTTGCCATGAAATCATGTGGCCTCAGTTTGGTTTTCAAATGCTTTCTTTGTAAATTTACTACCAATCTATTGAAGTCCTTGAAAGAACATTACAAGGCAAAGCATGCAACATATGAAGTGGAAAATTCCTTATTGTTCTGCAGATATTCAATGTCTGAATGCCAAGAGGAATCGTCTCAGCTGAGTCTAGAAAAATCAGGAGGTATATCTCCTGAGCGTGCCCATACATCCCAAAATTCTTCCTCTGAAAGTGCAGACATGGCCTTGTATAAATGCCAGAAATGCATGTTTAGTCACAAGTCAGTTGTTGTTATGCATGTTCACTACCAAAAAAGCCACCCAGATGAAGTAATCACATTAGATAAAATCAAACAGTCAGCTTGTGCCACGTCACATGCAGCATTGACGATGACATCTGAGAAGTGTTCAGATTCTGTGATTGTAGTAGATCCTTCAGAGACCACACCAGAAGCCTGTAAGAATCATTCACAATCTTCCCAAACCACGAAAGGGAAATCTTTGAAGATTCCAACAAAATCCAGCAATGAAATTACTACTGGACTGGACAATTTGTCATCCAGTTTaccaaatgaaacattttactgcCAGTTCTGCAGTTACACAAGTACCAAGGTTAAGAGTATCCTTGGTCATCACAATGCAAAACATTCTATGGATGCACCAATAGGTACTGATGATGTCCTATGGTACAGTGCTGAGATGCAGAAACTTCAGAGTGAATCTAAGATGTCAAAAAGTCCTTCATCTTTCCAATTTAATACTATTAAACAAGTGAAGATGTGTAGGGAAAAGGAAGATCTGCATAAGGAGGATCACACAGCAAATGCCTCAGAGACAGGAGAGAGACAGGACAAGTCCTATGCATGTCCAGAAAACTTGTTTTACTGCCACAAATGCAACTTCGGAAATCCATCTATAAAAGGAGTAATTAACCATCAGGCTAAGGTTCATCGAAAGTGTAATTCCAGCACTAAGTGTGTTCTTGAATATACAGCTTTAATCCATGATGAAATCAGGAAAGCAAAAGCAAATGCAAAGGATTCCTCTTCTTCCCGTCTACCTCTTCCTATAATAAATGAAGGCgaagaaaaagcatttttttgcCACTTTTGTAACTACAGGCATAGTACTTTGGACCAGGTAATGCGCCATTACAGCAAAACACATCATGGGTTTAAGGCGAAGCCTTCAGAAGTCCTTCTGCATACATCTAAGATCCACGATCAGGCACAGAAATCTCCTCTAACATCCACTCAAAAGGAAGAAGCAGCTCAGGAACccctgaagaaaaagaaaaaaacaaagaggcaTTCAAAATCTTTGGTCATTTCAGCAACACCCTCAGTGACAACCCCACAGACAAAGAGGTCCCTGAACTGTAACACATGCGGATACAATACTGACGTGATATATGCTCTGAAGAAGCATTTAAGCAAAACTCACAAAGTAAAGCGTACAGTCACAGATATTTTAAGATATTATTTTAGACAAGGATCATTAGAGCCTGGCCATTATTGTGAATTCTGTGTTTTCAGACATGAAAAAGCTGCAGTAGTTTATGAGCACTACCAGGAACGCCACCTAGGACGGGTCCCCTCCGTTGAGTATGTAAGTACTTGGTTATATGCCGGTCCTGGAATGGTCCTTCCTAAAAAGAAGAAACCTAACCTAGAGCAGAGTGAAGGCAATGGCACTGAAAACAGTTTGCTATCCCAAAGATCTGGACAAAATAAAGCTGGTTTATCTTGCAAAAGATGCTCTTTTAAAAGTAAGTCATTGTCAGATCTGGCACACCATTACCGAATTGTTCATCCTTTGGGTCCAAAACCTGCCAAGAAAGCAAACACAAGCTGGCGGGTGGAAGACCAAAGTGACAGACCTGGCTCATCTGACTCCTACCAAGTGACTCTTGAGTTTGGTAAATCACGGGATGAAGCAGAGGCGTCCTCCACAGTGTTCAAGTGCATTTACTGCTCTGCAAATTTTAGTAGCCGGCACGGACTCCAGATTCACTGTGGAATGAAACACCCGGAATTTGTAATCGAAAAATatgaagaacaacaaaaacccaaaaagcagctccaaaaacccaaaaagcaGCTCCAAAAACGCCTGCATGTCTTTAAGTGTCCGTATTGTACCTACGTCAATACCATTTATCAGGGTGTTCTCACTCACTGCCAGATGAAGCATCCCAACCTCCCATCCAGGGCCAACAGTCTTCACGTGGCTATGGTGTATGTCGAAAATTTGGACAAAACCTGGAAGAGCAGTCCTCCTGGTGAGAGTTTGAAACTTTGTGGGCACATGTGTAAAACCTGTCCGCAAATCTGCGCAACGCTGGAGAAACTGAACAAACACTGCGAGCGAGACCACAAGAAGACTGGCGCAAGCACAGCACAAAGCACGGCCAAACCTGCTCCTAAGCCGTTAGTTAAAAGTAAAACACTTGTATCTAAGGCCTACAGCACACATGGATCTGTATCAAAGACTTCATTTTTAAGCAAGAAAATCTATGCCGTGATCAACTGCCAGCACTGCTCTTACACATGCACCACCAAATTTGCTCTTGGTCGCCATTTGCTTGCTAACCACAAGCATACTATTTCAAAGGACTGCGTATACAAATGTGTGCTGTGTTCTAAAGTTTACTTCAGGAAAAAGCATCTTGGAGGCCACTATGCAGTGACGCATGGAAAGGAGGCATATTTAAAATACTACGTGCCTGTATACAAACAAGCTCTCAAGAAGACAGCGCCATTGCCTTCTGAAGACCCATCAACTCAGCAACAAGAAAACGCCTCTGAGACGTTTAAGTCTAGCATAACGGCAGAAGAAAGCCTCTTGATCTACAAGTGTCCAAAGTGTCCATATGTGAATGCTAGCTACCACGGGACTCTCACTCACTGTCAAATGAAGCATCCAGCAATTGTAGTCCGAGCAGATGAACTTGAGACAGGCGAAGTCTTTGCATCAAACATGGTCAAATGTACTTTAGGAAAAGGTTCTAATGAAAGAGGGTACTTGTGTAAAAACTGTTCACAAATCCATGGATCACTGACAAAACTCAATGCCCACTGTAAGAAGGTTCATCATGATACAGAAGTGTATAAGCACACTGACACTGAAAGCCAGCCGGTTCACACATCTCAGGGCTCAGCACAGGAGGATGCctctgtgaaaaacaaaactttgagAGAAGTAAGCATTGCGGAAAATAGACAGGCTCCACAAACGGAAACTCCTGAGGCATGCCCGTCAACTTTGCTGTCCGGAGTCCGCAGCAACAAACAGTTGTACAAGTGCCAGATGTGCACCTATAAAGGACTGTATCGAAAATACCTCCAGTGCCACTACAAAAATACTCACAAATTGGATGCAGTCAGTATTTACAAACTTCTTGAGAAATATAATAAGCGTAAATGGAACTTTCCCAGCAACGTGCTTAAATCAGGCAACAGCACAAAGGTTAAATGTTTGAAATGTCCGGACTTAACATTCGAGTCATCGCAGCTGCTCATTGACCACTATAGTACTTTTCACCGCTCAGAGTGGAAGTTGGACTTCACTGTGTTGTCACTAGGATCGCCGAAAAAGAAAACCACAGGGGTTTACAAATGTGACCACTGCAACACACAGTTAAATGGGATTAGAAAGGTGTGTTATCACATGGACCGCCACAGAGCAAGGATGCTAGAGATGGCCAAGGTTGCGCAGAGAAAGGAGTCGCTTGTTAGCACAACAATAGAGCAAGAATCCAGCGAG CCCTGCAGGCAAGACGAAACGGCCACATTGGAAACTGTGAACGAGGTTAATTGTTGGAACGGGACACCAGTACAGAGCGCCGCTTTCCCAGCAATACCTCCGCAGTCGCCATCAGAACTCTCTGATGTACAGCAGCCAGAACTAGAATCGAATGGAGACAAACACACGTGTAAACAGTGCGGCCGGATGTTTATGTCATTGAAAGGCTTGCATTCACATGAGCACAGCCACGCAGCCCTGGCAGCCATCAAGAAACTGGACAATAGCTCCACATCTGGATTAAAGCACAA CATTAGCAAATATCTCATCCACAAATCTGGAACTCTCAGACCTTTCCTGTGTAGTTGCTGTACCTATCGGACAACAGTCTTTGGCCTCTGGAGGAGTCATTTTATGAAAAAGCATCGTG ATCTCATCATGGgtgcagctgagactgaagacaaAGATGAGAGTGAAGAGAGGTTTGATAAGGAGTCCTCTAATTCATCAGAGAAAATGAATAGCTTGCCTGAAATTGATGAGGGACGTGAACTTATTAAAG GATCTCTGTACTTGGAGCCCCCAGATGTGCGGCGCCAGTTAAACCACTACACCATGATGGCACAGAGCAGCATCAAATCTAAAGTGAACGTGCAACTATCAAAATTACCTGAGAACAGCGTGCTTCACTGTGAGATCTGCAATTTCAGCACTGGACACCTGTCTAGTATCCGGCGGCACTACCTAAATCGGCATGGAAAGAAAATCTTCAGATGTAAAGACTGCAACTTTTTCACAGGTTTAAG GAAAACTCTGGAAATGCACATGGAGACGGGTCACTCTACCTGCCAGTCAAAGCCTACTCATCAGAAGGACCTCTGCTGCCCTTTCTGTCTGTACCAAACTAAGAACAAGAACAACATGATTGATCACATCGTCTTGCATCGTG aggAACGTGTAGTGCCAATAGAGGTTCGTCGCCCCAAACTGTCACGTTACCTTCAAGGCATCATCTTCCGCTGTCACAAATGTACTTTCACCAGTGGCAGCCCAGAAAACCTGCGTTTGCACATGATGAGGCACGATGACATCAAACCCTACAAGTGTCGGCTGTGCTATTTCGACTGCACCCGGCTGAGTGATTTGGAGGCACACCTGAGCGATAAGCATCAG GTCGTGAGGAATCATGAACTTGTGGGTCAGGTGAGCCTTGATCAGCTGGAGGCAAGCGTTGGTAGGGTGCCAGTAACAGAAGAGGAACATTTGTCTAACATGGACCAGCTCGATAAGGAGACGGAAGATGTAGAAATGGAGGACCTTTTTGCAGACTGTGATGAGGTTCCACAAGCTGAGAACCTGGAAGAAAACTATACCACAGAGAAAAGTGCACTCCAGATGAGGGAATGCCAGGAAAGCAATGGAGAAAGTCCTGGCGAGACTTCCGAATCAGACATTCAACATGAGAATGCAAAACCAAACTCTACTGTCCAACAAGAGCTGCAAGAACAAGCAGAGACTGTGCTGCGAGAGACTGCAAGAGAACACGAGACGGGAAATGTGGAACAAAGTGTTGCAGAAGTGAAAATTACAGATACCCCATGTGAGGATTGCAACGGTCCAGAGGAAGAGAGGCAGATAAATGAAAACCAAACCCAACCTAAATTCACAGAATGTGGAGACAAACAACAAGCGGAGACAGGAAATGATTTCAAAGTGGATGAAGAAACACCAGCTCAAAAGCAAGACGTTAAAGCACTTGAGCGTAAAACACTGAACATCGAGCCAAAGGTAGAAGATGACATACTGTGTCATATCTTACATTTGGCCAATGATGACAGCAAGATGCATAACAAGGCAGATGAGGGTAAAACGGTTAAGATGGAGAAGGGCACTGAGGCAAGTGATGCAAGTGATATCCCATTAGCTAAAGAGAGCAACTTCCCTTTGTTCCAGAATCCAAAGAGTCAAGTTGGTATAGAGGCAAATTCGCCCTTAACTAAGCTAAATATTGCACATGTAAACAACACAAGGACAAAGGAGAGTTTAAAAATTGAAAGGCATATGTTAACCCTCCCGCCCACTTGTGAACGACTTAAGATGATCACTGGGGATATTTTAGGTGTCTCGTTTACAAAATTAAAGCGGGAACAAGTGCACACTCAGAAAGGCAGTGAACAGGAACCTAAACCTTGTAAAGAAATACCAGTACTTGAGAAAGAATGTCTGAAGAAGGAAGTGCACTCTCCTGAATGCTTCaaggaggaaaaagagaaaggtCCTTTCGAGCAGAAACAGAACCAAGAATCTGAGATGCTCACAGGAGATGAGGAACGACACCAAGATCAGGCGCCTGGTGACCACGACGGGATGAAGGATGACGATTGTCTGCAAGAGCGTGAAG ATACAACAACACAAGAACCTGCTGAAGTCCTGTGCTCCTCGCTTACAGAGCAGAAACGATTTACTTGTGAGTTCTGTGGAAGAAACCTGGTGAACAGCTCTGAACTGAAGCGTCACGTCATGCGGCATGGAATCTAA